The segment TAGCTAGCTGAAACTTCTTAATGTCTGATTTGTGGGTCACCGTGCCGGTGCCTACGGCTACGTGGTCGCATTTCGGGAACACCCACCCGTAAAAGTCCGGCGACACGTCGTCACCGACGTACATTTCAGCCAAATTCTCGTAGTACACCATTTTGTCGTCCGGGATTTTAATTCTCTCCTGAAAGGCAATCGCGTAGTCGTAATCACCGGCGCCGATGAACTTCGCCACCCGCGAGTTGGCACCGTCAGCGCCGATGACGGCGTCCACCTCCAACGTGCGCCGCTCGCCCACTCCACCGGTCTTGCTGTCGTAGCCGGTGTAGTGGAGGACGTAAGGGGCGGTGGCGCCTTTGGGGGCGTCCATCTTAAGGAAGAGACCGTTGATGACGGTGGCTCCGGAGGCGCAAGCGCGCTCCCGCAGATAGGAATCGAGCACTTCGCGGCGAACCATTCCGATGTACTCGTGGGGCTTCAACGTTTGGCCGATGTCGACGGCGACATTCGAGGGAGAGATCATCTTCATCTTGGTGACACGCCGGTCGATGATGTCCAAAGGAAGATCGAACTCTCCGACCATGCACAGAGGTATGGCGCCGCCACAAGGCTTGCAGTTGTCGAGCTTCCGCTCTATCAAGAACGTCTCGATGCCGCCCTTGGCCAGTGTCTCAGCAGCAGACCCTCCGGCGGGACCACCTCCGACGACAGCGACTCTAAGATTCCGGCCAGTGACCTTGGGGCTGAACTTACCAGCAACAATGCGGAGACCCCGGGAAGCGGGTTGAGCAGGAAGACGCTTGACGGGGAAAACATGGCCGGAATTGTAAGTGTCCGATGAGGACTGACGGAGTCCAACGAAGGTTTTGAGGGAAATGGAGGCCATAGTTGGGCGGGCAGTGGGGGAGGAGGAAAGTGAAGGAGATGAATAAGTACATAATTGGCGATATGGTTTGGGATATGAGGGGGGTGAAGACCGTCGGATTTGGAAGGATTGAGGGTTGAGATTGGTCATGGATAATGTGGATGGATTTTGATGTTGTTTGCACGTGAAATGTCATGTGCTTTACTTGAGCACCGTCCAAGTGGTTGGCGTTATGCCACGTCTTTACAGGCTCGACCAACAGGCCTGTCCATCATCTAAGCAAAAGCAAACTATTTACTACATGTTCCTTCTTCAACCACTTTTGAAGCTCATAATAAATGAGGTTTGGTTAGCTTGGGAACAGGGAATCAGACCTGAATATTTCTTCAACTTGCCCTGTCATTATCATATGCCTACTTATCTAACCTCATTAGCAGCTCTGATCTTTTCAAGGCTTGCCCTGATTCAAGATGAAATTTTGGATGCCTCTGTTCAAGGACATGAAGGGTCTATCCAGAATGATTTCAATTCTGCTCGAAAAGTTTAAGTCTATGTTAAAGAATTTTATCTAAATATTCTTAATCAACTTTCGAATGTTGTCATTAGGTGATAGGTTCAAGGATTGGAATATGTGAGAAAGGAAAAGGATGTTTCACCCCTCGTCCAAGCCGTGCTTCTGAGCTTCGTGGACACACCTAGTCGATTCAACTTCATCAAGCACGTCCAAAGCCCCAGCCCTACCAAATTGCTTCCCAAATGGATAGTTTGGACGGTATGCCCCTTTGAGAAAAGGCCCAACAAAACCTCAGACATGCGATGCGACTGCCATCATATCATGGCAACAGGAAGTACTGGGTACTTCAAGTTCATCCCTGTTCAAACCACAGGAGAGAACTAGCAAGCAGGTTCCTTGTGTTCCTGGGCTTTTAGCACTTTCCTGGTTCTTCAGAGGAAATGCATCCTTTGCCCATTTAGCACAAAAGGGCAGTATATAACTTACAACCAAGCACTGGACATAATAAAAATTACCTACTTTGAAATGGGAAGGATCAAATCCCATAGAGCcattgaaaaaccaaaaaaactctCTCATGTTCAgtaaacaaaattgaaaatagtacCCTATGTGATACAtgacttcaaaattgaaaatagaacCCTATATGATAGATGACTTCCCATGTtcgagctttgacccaaaatgccacattttttttttttaatttcataaagtaaatctattttgaaaataatgctCAATTTAGTGCGTTTGTACCACGTGGATTGCCAtatcataaaaccgtagttggtaactacggttttatttttttaaaacagtcaAAATGGTgattggtgactacggttttgactgttttaaaaatagtcaaagccgta is part of the Vitis riparia cultivar Riparia Gloire de Montpellier isolate 1030 chromosome 17, EGFV_Vit.rip_1.0, whole genome shotgun sequence genome and harbors:
- the LOC117904575 gene encoding geranylgeranyl diphosphate reductase, chloroplastic yields the protein MASISLKTFVGLRQSSSDTYNSGHVFPVKRLPAQPASRGLRIVAGKFSPKVTGRNLRVAVVGGGPAGGSAAETLAKGGIETFLIERKLDNCKPCGGAIPLCMVGEFDLPLDIIDRRVTKMKMISPSNVAVDIGQTLKPHEYIGMVRREVLDSYLRERACASGATVINGLFLKMDAPKGATAPYVLHYTGYDSKTGGVGERRTLEVDAVIGADGANSRVAKFIGAGDYDYAIAFQERIKIPDDKMVYYENLAEMYVGDDVSPDFYGWVFPKCDHVAVGTGTVTHKSDIKKFQLATRLRAKEKILGGKIIRVEAHPIPEHPRPRRLAGRVALVGDAAGYVTKCSGEGIYFAAKSGRMCAEAIVEGSENGKRMVDEGDLRKYLEKWDKTYWPTYKVLDVLQKVFYRSNPAREAFVEMCADEYVQKMTFDSYLYKKVVPGNPLEDLKLAVNTIGSLVRANALRREMDKISV